In one Pasteuria penetrans genomic region, the following are encoded:
- the yyaC gene encoding spore protease YyaC: MKQLSLGDVPPATHCAGKGALLPMNDGRTILSIRDHIRTQRQGIRTGTEQTPLVCVCIGSDGILGDALGPFIGSLLERTHSRGLRVHGTLQQPIHAKNLSSLLSDLVSIHPQAHILAIDACLGKTHEIGQIQVNSGPLYPGTGVYKSLPAVGDLHILGIVGECRGENSLSSLHRVRLRLIARMAEVIAEGILQSLLPKTAPSTACG; encoded by the coding sequence ATGAAACAACTCTCCTTAGGGGATGTACCCCCTGCAACCCACTGTGCCGGAAAAGGTGCCCTTCTCCCCATGAACGATGGGAGGACCATACTTTCCATCAGGGACCATATACGTACCCAACGACAGGGGATACGGACAGGGACCGAGCAGACCCCGCTTGTATGCGTCTGTATAGGTTCCGACGGTATCCTTGGGGATGCCCTGGGCCCCTTCATAGGGTCACTATTAGAGCGCACCCATTCACGGGGATTGAGGGTCCACGGTACGCTACAACAACCTATCCATGCCAAGAACCTCTCTTCCCTACTCTCGGATCTCGTATCCATCCATCCCCAGGCCCACATACTAGCTATCGATGCTTGTTTGGGGAAAACACACGAAATCGGCCAGATCCAGGTAAACTCAGGGCCCCTCTACCCTGGGACAGGGGTATATAAATCCCTACCTGCAGTAGGTGATCTGCATATTCTAGGCATTGTGGGAGAATGTAGGGGGGAAAATTCCCTATCCTCCCTGCATCGTGTACGCCTACGGTTGATCGCCAGAATGGCAGAAGTCATTGCCGAAGGGATCCTGCAATCACTCCTGCCGAAAACCGCCCCCTCGACGGCCTGCGGCTAA
- a CDS encoding CPBP family intramembrane glutamic endopeptidase has product MFSCFIGFIFSKSFRPNIAYEHFNWMADGWAVLLIHCEDILIVAFAIGGGVTRNWKEMLVRLGLDRKPTVIDLGWAWISNIGYDFIKSNIIYKFLFLYLSLSESSDPPPPPLDWPARMAIIMAPSIGEELFFRGALQPRVGIWITSILFTLVHPQYDWYGLLIIFLDSLLLGWIARRYSIWLSIGFHMHNNFIVSLQ; this is encoded by the coding sequence ATGTTCTCCTGTTTCATTGGTTTTATATTCTCGAAGTCTTTCCGTCCCAATATCGCATACGAACATTTCAATTGGATGGCGGATGGTTGGGCTGTATTACTTATACATTGTGAAGACATATTGATTGTTGCATTTGCTATAGGTGGTGGTGTTACTCGTAACTGGAAGGAAATGCTAGTTCGATTAGGACTGGACAGGAAACCCACAGTGATAGATTTGGGGTGGGCCTGGATTTCTAATATAGGGTATGATTTTATAAAATCGAATATTATATATAAATTTTTATTTTTATATTTATCCTTATCTGAATCTAGTGATCCCCCGCCTCCACCGTTGGATTGGCCGGCCCGTATGGCAATAATAATGGCACCGTCGATTGGAGAAGAGTTGTTCTTTCGGGGTGCTCTCCAACCACGTGTGGGTATTTGGATTACCAGTATTTTGTTTACTCTGGTACACCCACAGTATGATTGGTATGGTCTTCTCATTATTTTTTTAGATTCACTATTACTTGGATGGATTGCACGTCGTTATTCTATATGGTTGTCTATAGGATTTCATATGCACAATAATTTCATAGTTTCTTTGCAATGA
- the rpsF gene encoding 30S ribosomal protein S6, with translation MGETSVANQRDTQVEYETMFILRPDLKESDVEEIRTRISAAITGHGGKIVDLSLVGKRRFAYAIHKFREGAYYLCRFYGDGETVRELNRYLSISKENVLRHLTIKVEK, from the coding sequence TTGGGTGAGACAAGTGTGGCAAATCAAAGGGATACCCAGGTGGAATACGAAACCATGTTCATTCTCCGACCCGACCTGAAGGAATCGGATGTCGAAGAGATAAGGACGAGGATTTCTGCTGCGATTACGGGCCATGGTGGGAAGATTGTAGATCTATCCCTTGTGGGGAAGCGTCGTTTTGCCTACGCCATTCACAAGTTTCGTGAGGGTGCTTATTACTTGTGTAGGTTTTATGGTGATGGGGAGACAGTTCGTGAATTGAATCGTTACCTGTCCATTAGTAAGGAGAACGTTTTGCGTCATCTAACCATCAAGGTGGAGAAATAG
- a CDS encoding reverse transcriptase domain-containing protein, with translation MDRNAQHPDIRFARYVDDIIVHCRNKTQAEYLLSEIQQRMAECGLELHPEKTKIFYCEDDRRSGNHDVVSFDFLGA, from the coding sequence GTGGATCGAAACGCGCAGCATCCCGATATACGTTTTGCGAGGTATGTGGATGATATCATCGTTCACTGTCGGAACAAGACGCAGGCTGAATATCTTCTCTCAGAAATTCAGCAAAGGATGGCGGAATGCGGGCTGGAACTGCATCCTGAGAAGACTAAAATCTTCTACTGTGAAGATGATAGGCGGAGCGGAAATCATGATGTTGTTTCCTTTGATTTTCTAGGGGCATAG
- a CDS encoding ABC transporter permease, which translates to MTFLSCVIHMIQRRPQAYISLLLNSIIISSVLFAFSSFIFHPQLEIFRFFSEFSLLVFWVMFYILMFCSFFSIFYSMATLYRGRQRQFGIFLLLGMRPQQLRVLLSIETMIVGGFSIVFGVLFGVVLNLGLVSFIRSFLEYVPLGFHFSFGSLGITTASSLAIFLLAALVMPFFVRSQKVVQLLQGEKRVDDRPEPLVGLFRVLASFFSLGIVVAICLFSPVDAGFNEFPNSIQYIFPICVILTFVGVYFFYCQGSVALAKWFRWNRSFSWRGMRLLWIGNMAYRLRDNSRFLWFFSMLLLTVFTSVSVVVAVVRVWIPYSTVGGGKQQQNLASLLIHRHLVEEGRIGSEAQRRSWRMDQILLHSDSGLKRVDSTPIVRLDKKNTGLIKPPVKPEEHEKYKEIQDKKRGALARGDRSFLEEHTEFIAISVNDYNRIMEAYGGKLLSLTPNEAAALGSRQEKNLNPLPWGLGTARITVPDLDQQPSVLFPPLGYGTHGEMGVYVLGEGVYSKLLASRDPSIRKFWDAHYVSRQGEMNSRIFKALGQAGLLYPNDKYPPEKIRGSSIVYNGMNKHSDEWIVFFSLSAVLILSLVFVIIAGNFLLLRIYTDVEEQRQQFHNLLRIGFSVRHLQKSITVQMSCVFFFPLLLAVLLTSCALYYGVRFARHSFPVGKGKEMGDEILSVALFPSLQVIVVFLGVQAIMFFLARLWVLRAMGERRTG; encoded by the coding sequence ATGACATTTCTTTCGTGTGTAATTCACATGATCCAACGTCGCCCACAGGCCTATATTAGTTTATTGTTGAATTCGATCATTATTTCGTCCGTCCTCTTTGCTTTTTCTTCCTTTATATTTCATCCTCAATTGGAAATTTTTCGGTTTTTTTCGGAGTTTTCCCTTTTGGTCTTTTGGGTCATGTTTTACATCCTTATGTTCTGTTCCTTCTTCTCCATTTTCTATTCCATGGCTACGCTCTATAGGGGTCGGCAGAGACAGTTTGGGATTTTTCTGCTCCTGGGTATGAGACCCCAACAGTTGCGGGTTTTGTTATCCATAGAAACCATGATTGTTGGTGGTTTTTCGATTGTTTTTGGGGTGCTGTTCGGTGTGGTTCTGAATTTGGGCCTTGTGTCCTTTATTCGGTCTTTTCTTGAGTATGTACCATTGGGTTTTCACTTTTCCTTTGGTTCTTTGGGGATTACGACGGCATCCTCCCTGGCTATTTTTCTTTTGGCCGCTCTTGTGATGCCTTTTTTTGTACGGAGCCAGAAGGTGGTTCAGTTACTCCAGGGCGAAAAACGAGTGGATGATCGACCGGAGCCATTGGTGGGGCTTTTTCGCGTCTTAGCGTCGTTTTTTTCCTTGGGGATCGTTGTCGCAATTTGTCTCTTCTCACCTGTGGATGCGGGGTTCAATGAGTTTCCGAATTCCATTCAATATATTTTCCCTATTTGTGTGATATTGACTTTTGTGGGTGTTTACTTTTTCTATTGCCAGGGAAGCGTAGCTCTAGCAAAATGGTTCCGTTGGAATAGGTCTTTTTCCTGGCGTGGCATGCGTTTGTTATGGATAGGGAACATGGCCTACCGGTTGCGTGACAATTCCCGCTTCCTTTGGTTTTTTTCTATGCTTTTGCTCACTGTCTTTACCTCGGTGAGTGTTGTAGTAGCTGTTGTGAGGGTGTGGATTCCCTATTCTACTGTGGGAGGGGGGAAACAGCAACAGAATCTAGCGTCTCTTCTCATCCATCGTCACCTGGTGGAAGAGGGTCGGATCGGTTCTGAGGCGCAGCGCAGGTCGTGGCGGATGGATCAGATTCTTCTTCATAGTGATAGCGGTCTGAAACGTGTGGATTCGACACCGATTGTACGTTTGGACAAGAAAAACACAGGCCTCATCAAACCCCCAGTGAAGCCTGAAGAGCATGAAAAATATAAGGAGATACAGGATAAAAAGAGGGGAGCCCTAGCAAGGGGGGATCGATCTTTTCTCGAGGAGCATACCGAATTCATAGCCATTTCTGTGAATGATTATAACAGGATCATGGAGGCATATGGTGGAAAACTACTGTCCCTTACACCCAATGAGGCAGCAGCATTGGGATCGAGGCAAGAAAAGAACTTGAATCCATTACCGTGGGGGTTAGGGACTGCGAGGATTACAGTTCCCGATCTGGATCAACAACCCTCGGTTCTTTTTCCACCGCTAGGTTATGGTACACATGGTGAAATGGGGGTGTATGTACTGGGGGAGGGGGTGTATTCGAAATTGCTAGCTTCACGGGATCCTAGCATTCGAAAGTTTTGGGATGCTCATTACGTGTCGAGGCAGGGTGAAATGAACTCCCGAATTTTTAAGGCTTTGGGCCAAGCAGGTTTATTGTATCCTAACGACAAATACCCTCCCGAAAAAATAAGGGGGAGTTCTATCGTTTACAATGGTATGAATAAGCATAGTGATGAATGGATAGTGTTTTTTTCTCTGTCTGCTGTACTGATCCTTTCCCTCGTATTTGTTATCATTGCTGGTAACTTTCTATTGCTTCGTATTTATACTGACGTGGAAGAACAGAGGCAACAATTTCATAATCTACTACGGATTGGTTTTTCTGTCCGACATCTACAGAAGTCGATCACGGTTCAGATGTCTTGTGTTTTCTTTTTTCCTTTGCTGTTGGCTGTTCTCCTAACATCCTGTGCATTGTATTATGGGGTTCGGTTTGCAAGGCACTCCTTTCCCGTGGGAAAGGGTAAGGAAATGGGGGATGAGATTTTATCGGTTGCATTGTTCCCTTCCTTGCAGGTGATTGTGGTATTTTTGGGTGTCCAAGCGATCATGTTTTTTTTAGCCCGTTTGTGGGTATTGCGTGCGATGGGGGAACGGAGGACGGGATGA
- a CDS encoding single-stranded DNA-binding protein codes for MVAVEGRIQTGKYEKDGRTVYTTDVVADDVRFLDTRSQRSMGGDDERRQGSEGVQATQESAAVASSPGQDPFSEEGKPVTISDDDLPF; via the coding sequence TTGGTAGCAGTTGAGGGAAGAATTCAGACAGGGAAATATGAGAAGGATGGAAGAACCGTATACACCACCGATGTGGTGGCCGATGATGTTCGCTTTTTGGATACCCGATCCCAGCGTTCAATGGGTGGGGATGACGAGCGGCGGCAGGGGTCAGAAGGCGTACAGGCGACGCAGGAATCAGCGGCAGTTGCATCGTCGCCAGGTCAGGATCCTTTTAGCGAAGAGGGAAAGCCTGTGACAATTTCGGATGATGACCTGCCCTTCTAA
- the ychF gene encoding redox-regulated ATPase YchF — translation MSVWAAGMIGLPNVGKSTLFNAVTRAGAAAANYPFCTIEPNVGTVPVPDPRLDALARSIQPRSVVPTVVQFVDIAGIVKGASRGEGLGNAFLGHIRTVDTVVQVVRCFTDDSVIHVSGKVDPVEDVRTIELELVLADIEVVERRLSKVGSHAKSGDRGARHELAVLHDVRAHLEEGEWIRTLDMPYDSLSLLSPLDLLTQKKMIYIANVGEADIGNPGESEYVQSLVTHASRLKAQVVPLCAQLESEIALLESDEQGDFLRELGLVEPALHRLVRTTYDLLGYRSFFTAGEKEVRAWTIVSGQTAVEAAAKIHSDIARGFIAAEVIPWKELVDFGGSWARAREQGRCRLEGKQYVVQDGDVVLFRHNQ, via the coding sequence ATGAGTGTGTGGGCAGCTGGCATGATAGGTCTTCCTAATGTGGGAAAATCAACACTATTCAATGCGGTGACACGGGCGGGAGCGGCAGCGGCTAACTATCCCTTCTGTACTATTGAACCCAATGTGGGTACGGTTCCTGTTCCTGATCCACGTTTGGATGCGCTTGCTCGTTCCATCCAGCCCCGATCAGTTGTACCCACTGTGGTGCAATTTGTGGATATAGCAGGGATCGTAAAGGGAGCAAGTCGTGGTGAGGGGCTGGGCAACGCTTTCTTGGGGCATATTCGTACGGTGGACACGGTGGTTCAGGTAGTTCGTTGTTTTACGGATGATTCCGTGATTCATGTTTCTGGAAAGGTGGATCCTGTTGAGGATGTTCGAACCATTGAGTTAGAATTGGTGCTTGCCGATATTGAGGTTGTGGAGCGGCGTTTATCCAAGGTGGGTTCCCATGCTAAATCAGGTGATAGAGGAGCACGTCATGAGTTAGCGGTTCTTCACGATGTGAGGGCACATCTAGAGGAGGGGGAATGGATTCGAACGCTAGATATGCCCTACGATTCCCTCTCCCTTTTGTCACCGCTTGATTTACTTACCCAGAAAAAAATGATTTATATAGCCAATGTGGGCGAAGCGGATATTGGAAATCCGGGGGAGAGCGAGTATGTACAGAGTCTTGTGACCCATGCATCCCGATTGAAAGCACAGGTGGTTCCCCTGTGTGCGCAATTGGAATCAGAAATTGCTTTGCTGGAATCAGACGAACAGGGAGATTTTCTGCGCGAATTGGGTCTTGTAGAACCAGCGCTCCATCGTCTTGTGCGAACGACGTATGATCTTTTGGGTTACCGTTCCTTCTTTACAGCGGGTGAAAAGGAGGTGCGTGCCTGGACTATAGTCAGCGGTCAAACGGCTGTGGAGGCTGCTGCTAAGATTCATAGTGATATTGCCCGCGGGTTCATAGCTGCTGAGGTCATCCCATGGAAGGAATTGGTGGATTTCGGGGGGTCTTGGGCACGGGCACGTGAGCAAGGGCGTTGTCGTTTGGAGGGAAAACAGTATGTGGTTCAGGACGGTGATGTGGTACTCTTCAGGCATAATCAGTAA
- a CDS encoding single-stranded DNA-binding protein — protein sequence MLNRVVLIGRVTRDLELRRTATDIAVVRFTVAVDRRYTNAQGEREADFISVTAWRGLAESCANYVRLCRSHLVVPWTQRSPYLCQGNLAGTIAW from the coding sequence GTGTTGAATCGCGTAGTTCTCATAGGGCGAGTCACGCGCGATCTCGAACTTCGTAGGACCGCTACGGATATAGCGGTGGTACGTTTCACAGTGGCTGTCGATCGACGTTATACTAACGCACAAGGGGAAAGGGAAGCTGATTTCATTTCCGTAACCGCTTGGCGTGGCTTGGCAGAATCATGTGCAAACTACGTGCGCCTGTGCAGGTCTCATCTTGTTGTCCCATGGACACAACGCTCACCTTACCTGTGCCAGGGAAACCTGGCGGGGACCATAGCATGGTGA